The genome window TATAGGTTTATGGAAACTATGCGTAAAATGTTAATGGCAGCAGCATTGCTGCTAGCATCAGGCCAAACTCTGGCTGCCACCGATCTAGAAGGCTCTGCGTCAATGAGCAATTTTAACTATGACTACGTAGACGCGCGAATCGGTGTTAGTCCCGTGACTTATGGCGCCAAACTAAGCCATTCTATTCATCCCAATGCACATTTTCTTGCCAGCGTTGATTCTGAGTTTAATGGTGATTTCGATGCGGCAACTGGATTGGGTTTTCATGCGCCAATTAATAACTGGGCGGATTTAACCGGTGCTATGTTATGGCGAGTGGTCGATAAAAAACACCAAAATAGCCCCGATTCTGGTATGGAGTTGAATGTCGGTGTTCGCCAGTGGTTAGGTCCACAACTGGAAGTGGGTGGTGATGTTGGTTATGTCTCTATTGATGATAACGATGATTGGACAGGTACCGTTTATGCACGTTTTCATTCAACAGAATTGTTCTCTCTAGGGGCGGCCGCTCGTATCAATGGCACCTATGATGACCAACTCATGTTCTCAGCCCGTTTTAAATACTGATTGATATTAGCGTTGAGCTAATTAGCTCAACGCTAACTATTAAATCGCTAAACATACACTCGCTGCTCATATTCATTCAGTAAAGCTTGTTTACGCGTCTCTTCTAAAAGCTCCCAATAAATGCCCTCTTGAGCGGCTGCTAATTTCCACAAAAGACGAATATCGGTTTTATGGCCATAAAATTCTGTGATTCGAACAAAAGCAGCAACAGCGCCAACATGAAAAAATGTCGACACATCACTAATCCCCACTTTCTTCAACATCCTTTCCGTCGTCAATTGAAGATTAAGTAAGTCTCGTAAACGTTGATTATAAACGCTGCGCCGATTATCTTCTTCCTCAATAACCGCCTGCATAGTGCCATCAATCAGAGCTTTCGCCAGATCAATATTGTCCAATAAAAACGCTGAAATATCGTAATAATTGACCGTCGCCACTGTCGTTTTTTTGACATGCTTAAATTTTTGGCACCCGAGCGCTTGTAACTGAGATTCAAATGGCTGAGTTCCACGAAGATAAATGTGCGATCGGCTATACAATGCGTACATCACATCACAATGAAAAAAACCAATACCACCAAACATAGAGCGTGTAGTTTGCGCACCGTATTGTTCTACGACTTTATTAAAAACCTCTTTTGACATCCTGGACATCCTCCTTTGTGCATATCTTTTAGCCTGTACCTCTCTGGATACGGTCCCTCTCTGACTGGAGCTAGTCAACTCAGTGAAATTAAAGTATTAGCTCTAGTCATGAAATTGTCACGAATCGTCATGTGAACTACCGAACACATCTCGCAAGTAATGTCAGTTATTGTTTATCATTGTTGTGAAAAGTGTTGGCCACCTCTTATTGCGCTGTAAATAACTCTAAATAGCGATTGAAAAATCAGATTCACTTGTACTTCACCGTACGACATAGGTAAAATATGGAACAGTTTTCTCTAAGTTAATGCGGTTATGAATCATTTATCTTTTTATTGGCTAGCAGACAACCATCAAGCATTGATGCAAAGCTTGAAGAGCGAGTTCTCTGAGTTAGTCGAACAATCACTTAAGACTGGCAGGATTTCATTGCCGCCACTTCCTGCAGCCGTTGCACGAATTCAACAGTTGTGTACAAAAGAGTCCACGACCGTTTCTGACGTTGCCGACTGTTTGATCGATGATCCTAGTCTGGCAGCCGTCGTGATTCGTATCGCGAACTCCGTCGTATTTAACCGCCGCAACATCACATGTAACGATTTAATGACCGCTGTGGGTCGTTTGGGGATCATACGAGTCCGAGATATCGTGACCGCACAAGCGATCGAGCAGCTCAAACACAGTATCGACTTAAGTTCAGAGTGTAATAAGATGCTCGCAAGCAGTGCCCACAACGCACGAGAGCTCGGTGCGACCATGCTGCTCGTTACTGAGACATTTAAAACATTAGCGCCAAAAGAATACGATTACCTCAAAGATGAAAAAGCGCTATTAGTCGGTCTTCTTGCCGACATCGGGCTGTTTTGCTTAGTCAACGAATACCATTTGTACCTAGAACGTGGCAATTATTTACACGAAGACATCGCCATGCAGGTGTTTCAATCGCGCTGTTCAAGCATCAGCCAATTCGTGCTAAAAAACTGGGGTTTCGATCTGGATTTCCAAGAGGTCGCAAGCAATCAAGAATTGCAATCCCCACAACACGAAGTGCGTTACTTAGATATTGCCCGAATCGCCAGCCATTTATTGATGTTTCGTAAGCGTGATGACGCCATCGCAGAACATGAAGTCGAACTCAATGCTGAAGGCGCAGAGGTCCTGTTCGAATTGAGTAATCTTTCCGATCATGACTTCAACGAAAAACTTCGCTCTGCCATTCTTTCGAGTGGATTTTAAATTTTAACGCCTCAGGTATCGTATGTTTTCAGGGATGTTACTGATTTTTGCCCCACTCGTTGTGGGCTATTTTTTGTCGTTTAAAAATGCACGCTGCCTGCATGTCATCAATCAGTCCACAACGTATCTTATTTATATTATTTTGTTTCTGATGGGGTTGAGCATTTCAGCTCTTGATAATCTTGATGACAATATTTTAGAAATTGGCAAATACTCAGCAGTCTTTATCGGGCTCATGGCACTGTGCAATTTTTCCGTATTACCCATTGTCGATAAACTGCTGCCGATGAACGCCGCTGCCAGTAAGCAGCATGTCCCCCTTCATCATATGGCAATGGACTCGTGTAAACTTCTATTCGTCGTCGGTGCAGGTCTTATCGTTGGCATATTGCAACCTTATCGGCTCAACTGGGTCGCTTCTGTCAGTGAAGGGGTCTTATTTCTTTTGCTCTTCTTT of Vibrio zhugei contains these proteins:
- a CDS encoding TfoX/Sxy family DNA transformation protein codes for the protein MSKEVFNKVVEQYGAQTTRSMFGGIGFFHCDVMYALYSRSHIYLRGTQPFESQLQALGCQKFKHVKKTTVATVNYYDISAFLLDNIDLAKALIDGTMQAVIEEEDNRRSVYNQRLRDLLNLQLTTERMLKKVGISDVSTFFHVGAVAAFVRITEFYGHKTDIRLLWKLAAAQEGIYWELLEETRKQALLNEYEQRVYV
- a CDS encoding HDOD domain-containing protein encodes the protein MNHLSFYWLADNHQALMQSLKSEFSELVEQSLKTGRISLPPLPAAVARIQQLCTKESTTVSDVADCLIDDPSLAAVVIRIANSVVFNRRNITCNDLMTAVGRLGIIRVRDIVTAQAIEQLKHSIDLSSECNKMLASSAHNARELGATMLLVTETFKTLAPKEYDYLKDEKALLVGLLADIGLFCLVNEYHLYLERGNYLHEDIAMQVFQSRCSSISQFVLKNWGFDLDFQEVASNQELQSPQHEVRYLDIARIASHLLMFRKRDDAIAEHEVELNAEGAEVLFELSNLSDHDFNEKLRSAILSSGF